The Plectropomus leopardus isolate mb chromosome 1, YSFRI_Pleo_2.0, whole genome shotgun sequence sequence TGTCGTCTTTATTTTATGGGAGTAACATGATGTCAACCGCAAAATTTGAACAGCTCTGGAGTTATCAATTACCAGAAAGCAAGAATAGAGAGCCAGAAGACGTGATGCTAATTTTGCTAAAGCTTTAGCTGCTGTTATAGACTCACTTTGTCTGAGATGCGGTGAAACTAGCCGCTAACCGACGTTAGCTATTACGTTAGTTAGCCATGTCATGATAGGCCGTCCAAGTCGTGTTTAGCTAACAGTTAGCAGCTGAGAGTTAGCTTCCAAATGATACACCAAGATCGCAAACTCCCAAAGTGatacaaaagttttttaattattaatgagCATGGTCTAAGAGGGTGACAGCTAACGCCCAGTGGCCGAGTCTCCGACCTGGGCATGGTCCATGATAACCTCACCTCTTTGGGTACGAACTGGTTCTCCTCGCTGGGCACCATTTCCATTTGTGCGACAGTTTAGACAAGCATCTATCCGGACAGGGATGTCAGCGAAAAAACTTTGCAGCGGTAAACACAAACATGGTTTGTGTGCTGTTTGTTGTAAGTTTAGATGCTTTgataacaaaattaaacttgCCAAAAGTTGTAGGCTTATCAAAGTGATCGCAACACTCGGTTACACTACCCGAGCACAAAGTGTCCTGCTATACATGGAGAAAAATGGCCGGTGTTTTACTCCGCGAGACTTCACTCAGGAGCTGTGGCGTCACATTCCATCCAGACGAACGTGCGTGATGTGTGCGGACAGGATGacgttaatgtgtgtgtgtgcgtgtgtgcgtgagtgtttaattgtttttaaaaggacagagatgacagaaacacacagcatTAGTGGTTTAGCTTGTTTGGAGGGAATAGTGCAGGTCAGTTGTGGGTCAGTTTGGAAATGCTTTTAATTTAACACAGCAATTTTGATAGATTAAACTGATTAAAGTGCACAACACGGATGAATAGTAACAGAATGCCACTTGAATGAGCACATGCTCcgatttaaagaaataaacttgTCACAAATTCATTACTTaactcttttctctttttttgtctatatGTGAATGACAGAGAGGGTCTGGTGTCTGGTATGTAACTGGttacaataattaaattacaaaatacgATAATAAGTTACAGTTTCTGAGgacaaatatgtaattaaataacaGCTATCAAagtgttggtgattacaaaggggttACATGTGgagaaaaatccttaaaaagtgcatgtgttgaataaaaaattaaatcttttactttacatctttttgctgtgcaggaatgccttcttttggcatatttATGGACAACATCAGTCAACAAAGCCACTGAGACAAATTGAGCGCAACATTTATGctcttatgtttttatgttttttcagctttattgccctgtttaaaacatttgttagaaaagtaattaaaaaaatgaatcaaatggAATAAGATACATTACtttgattaaataattaaaagtgaTGTTACTTATTATATTTCAACAGGATGACGAGTAATTTGTAACATATTacttttcaaaagtaaccttccaAACACTGAGCGTGTCCTATTGGTCATCTGACACATTTGGCCTTAATAATTGTTGCATGTACAGAGCCTAAATGATGAAATACAACATGGGCTGAAAAAATGCTATCAAATACATAGAGCACATCCATACACAGGGCTGCATTACTAAGCAGATAAAGCAGGCAACTACCCAACTTCCAACATCCTCAGGGGCCCCCTGAAGCCCCAGTTTCATTATATGGCAATTTAGCAATAATTAAAGCTCCAAAATGTTGTTATCTTAGAGGCACTCCCTTCCTTGAACCCTTTTAAAGGTCTTTTAAAAACTACCCAGAAGGAAGCATGTTGCTGCTTTAAATAGTCCTTGACCTTGGTGGACCAAGACTCCCCAGAAGAAGAGATCTTGTAATATAGAGGGACCTTTCTGGctaaataaaagatgaataaaaatacattttcttttaaaagaaagaacaaaaaatggaaaaatgtaacAGGAACTGAGATTATAAAGGTCGTCAGCTGGTTCCTAGTTCATTACTTAATCCTGAGGCCCTGTATCAAAGTGTAGGTTTACAACCTTTAACTTATTATTCCACAGATATTGTGCATGGAGCATACATGAAtttacatttaatcaaattaccACACTGCAATAAGTGGTCTTCATTAGAAAACTGACATAaagcacagagaggaggaggaacaggtTAAAATAACTAGGCCTTTACCCTAAATCAGGATCCACTTTTGCAAAGTAAAAGGAGACAAGGGCCAGTTAAGAAACAAATATTAATTAtcaattatgtaaaaaaatacccTTGTCTTCTGTTAGGGGATCCAGGGGATTGTCCCAtggaactttttttgttttctaagctttattttgatgctttttattcaCTCTGGAACTTTATTTACATTGAAAGTACAAAATAGtgtcaatttattttcattgtgaactATAAAATGGTTGGTGGGCCACACATCACACTTTTGAGGGCCAGATTTAACCTACAGGCCATTAGCTGAGTATCAGGCACTTGTAAAAAATTTAGGGTACAAGTATTACAAAGCAatagttattatattatattcaacaATTTATACAGCAGTACACTTTATACTCATATATAGAGCTAACAGCTCGAAATGCATATTTCACTCTGTCGCTTCACAGCTAGAAGGGTCAAGGTTTGATAACAGTCCCTttctgcatgtttgcatgttctttctgtgtttgttcaattttatttttggtgtttcctcccacattccaaagacaaGTGAGGCGAATTGACTCTAGATATAGTTCATATCATAGAATGTGTTAGAATGGAAGAAGTAGTCAAGATTAATATGTGTAATTTCGTGATTGTTTGGGTTTACTAAATACGTTGACATCAATGTCAGCACAAAGCAGAGACACATCCTCTGTACTAGACAGTCATTAAGCTATAGACTCATTAGAGGGGGATATACGGTCTTGCAATATACTGCATATTTCTCCTCCGTGTTGAATACATGGCCAGATTGTGAGAAAACCGGTCCCTGAgcaaagatatgcaaaaggccccaccacctctcttaCATTATAGGAAAATTCACAGACTTGgtggttttgccttttttttgttattgctttgcatctctttgaagtCACTTTGCGTCTTTACATAATACACGtttaatttttggttattttgtgtctctttgcagttcctttgcctctctttgtggtcattttgaatctcttcaTGGTCAGTACATGTTGCAGTAATTTTTGGCCTATGCACagtaggcccattcagtaaCCCATTTATAGTTATACGTAATAATACACGAGTAGTGATACATTCATCTgcagtatttttgaaaaatagagAGCCTCAACCTTCAGTTCCATCAGAGCTTAATTATGCAGCTCAGGTTGTAGAGAAAGATTTGAACATTACGTACAATTCAGACGCTGCCAGTCATAAATCTGATAACAAAGTTGAATGTTCAGCAGGAGTCCCCTATAAATGATATATTTCATCTCTTGTCCTATATGTATCTTACTCCCCAAATTTAATGTAACACTTCCCTCTTTGGTTTCTATTAGTTTAGTTTCATAGTGAAGCTCCTGAGGACAAGCAacaggaaaaataattaaatacacattgagcctcatgcaagaaacaatatacagatttttctcttaattttgcTCGTATCTATGATCaactcttattttgacatttattttatgtgtgcATTAAAGCTAATGATCAACCTGATTAAAAATCACTGACACACATGAACTAACACAGATTtgacaacaatttttttaatcagtgatCTGTAAAAATGATCATCAAGTTGTCAGCAGCCACTCTTGTCTTCTTTTAGGGAATGACATATTCACAGATGTACTTTTTGAGGCTGCGACACACCTCATCGTACCACTTTCCTTGTGCAGCCACTGAGAGAGCAACACAGCTCTCCCTCTTCGTTCCTGTGGGCTGCTTCTTGGAGCGGTCCCAGTTAAAGTAGCTGACTGGCAGACTGTTGACATCAACATACTGGCCCTCTTTCACTATGTCTGCTACACCGATCCAGAAGTCCTTGGATCCTGGAGCGCTCCTCTTTGCATAGTCTCTCAGTTCATTGTTTTCCATCATGTCCCGGGGCGTTGCAAGAGTTCCTCCCTGTGCAATGCAGTCTTCATTTGCTTCATGGTAATGTTTGGGCTCCTCAATTGTGAGATAACATTTTCTGTGAGCTTTGATGCCACGGagacagactgaaaacacaaagcacCTGCTTCATGAGTAAACTGATTTGTACCCACATGGTGTTTTAAGAGTTCAAAACTAGGACCAGGCAATCTATCAATATTacatattgatattgtgatatgtgACTAGAGACGGTCTTCAGCTTTGGATAACATAATATCAAAAGTGTTGtcttttactggttttaaagACCACATGACAGCAAAGTAATGTAATCTTATGAACTTATCAGTCTGTtgtagctgttctattatttgcctttacctatcattatatccacattactgatgattatgtatcaaaaattcaaaaacattgtgaaattAGATTTTCCACATTTTGCCCCACCctattcaaaatatttacaattctgAATTTCCTCTGTAATTGGAAAATCATCATGATTGGTGTCATACAAAAATACTTGGTTTTTAAttcccatgtttgtttgtttgttttgtacattcACTGTAAATTGTGTGTTACTGGCTTTCTTCCCAATTCAACCTTTTACCAGTCTAATGGCTAATGTGAGTattgctgccctctgctggagaCACGACacaaaaagaagtttaaaatCTCTTGATAAAGTTATTAATTATCTCTTAGAAAAGAGAGACACCACTTTCCTTCTGCTGCATTAAGCCGCCTTTAACAAGTatataaacctttgaaacctggtacaatatctttcaaaatcatggggaaaaaggcaatgtgcaattgcaagaaattattagattgagaaaataattttttaaaagctatggaaaaaacaccaaattattatcataattagatatttaaaatgattcaacagatttacaaaaaaaacaccatcttttttccccaggtaatttccgtgtttgtttgttttttaaattttatttttcctttcttaatgtattatcattattattattataattattatttgctcagatttgaaagggttaaccaaCTATTGTTTCATAATATATTTTACTCATTtactattttaaataaacatactGAAGTTCAATACTTTTGCATTTAATATATTAATCTACTGTGGTCTCCTCTTTCTTTAATCTTCCTTTATGTACTGAGGATAGTTTTCTATCActtttgtgtcattattttctgtatgttaacttttgtgtgttttagttgttttttttagttggaTGCTTCAAATAAGTCCACTCggttttctgcctctgttttttgtgcattttaaattgttcaaatagcaacataacataacatgacaGTACCTGTCTGCAACGCCTGCATCTCCTTCAGTGAGTTCACCTCCTGCCACAATCTCTCGAGCTGGGACTTGACATCACCCTCTTCTGCAGCTGCATCCCCACAGAGAGGTCAGAAAAGCAGGTCAGATCGGCACTGGTGATGGCAAGTATGTTTTTCATGAACCGTGTGTAAAGTTACCTCCAGACTTACGAGATGACACAGCCTTCCTGGTGCGAGATGGACGGCTGGAGCTGAAATGGAGCAAGGAGAAGcaaagaaggaggaggacagggaggacCAGACGTGCCATGTCTGAGGCCAGTCAGTGGATCCTACAGTGGCACACCTTGTACTGCCGTGAAAGGAACCAAAAGCACTGCAGGCAGCTCAATATATACTGGCCCCTCTGTGTGCCTTTCTGGGTACTCTCCCTGCAGTGGCTccagctctgtttgtttttgtccaaacATCAGCAGGAGGTGAGAGAGGTATAAGGGTGGAGTGGCAAATAATGATTTCCTTGTGTCTGgcttttgataaatatttacttGGGACAAGGTGCACTAAGCAGTATTCCCtttcatttcacaaacaaaCTGGAAATTCATTGACTGCTTCACTTTTACAGAGTGTTCTTCATCCCATTCCCGCTTCATGTCAGTTTGTGCATGCTAAGACACTTTTAAACAAGTGAAAAATCATACACAACTCATAATACTTTCAAATGATACCACTTGTGAAATGTATGTACACAAAGTATTAATCTACACAAATAAAGGTTTCATTTTACAAGTTTATATGTGAAAACAAATAACCGAGTTAATGTTGCTGCCAGTTATACACTGTAGATATCATTTTAAAGTCCGATCACACAGACTTTCAGTTgtataatcttaaaaaataaagcttctATAAGACCAGAGGAAGTCCGTCTCCCAGCTCAGGTGGAGGAAAAGCTATTTTTAGGTTGAAATGTTGTATACAGATGGGAGGGGGGcagcaaaattagaaaaaccCTTGGGCATACAGGCTCAGTGTAACATTCAACTCTCAAGTATGTTTTCCCATTTTACACTctttaatttgtacattttctttcatataaGGCAAACTATGTGACGtatgatatataatataataaaataatataatgtattCTAACCAAACATCTTAAAACTCTGATAGTTTTTTCAGTTGCAATACATATACTTTTAGTAATGTCAAAATGATCTATTGAACATGTTCTCCagcaaaaatgcaataaaactaATTATGTATTAATATTAAACAGTACTGTATGTAACATCTATTTAGTTCAGACTCATTGCACAGTATCAAATCCAAGTTCTGTGTTtggttaatattttaaaaagctggattAGCAAGTTCTTGAATGCTATTCCAGTGCAATTTCTGCTTacacttctttctttctgtctcaaATCAGACCAAAACTTAACTCTGGACCCTGAGTCAGACATGAGACAGAGTAGttctgctttaaaatattattatttaaaatcttcaaacaaaacacagtcagcagcagttCTGACAACAGTACATGCATTCACTCTGACTATACTGACAGTGATGAAatgtaagtacatttactgtatgtaaatatgaatttgaggtacttgcattttacttgattttcttttcatggtACTATATACGCCACaacattttagagggaaatattgtacttttcacttcaCTACATAGATTTACATAAGaaatctgcataaaaaatataagaggAGTTTTGGAAATATGTTAGGAAATATTTGTGgatattattcatttttttaaaatacatttaattacagtttaacaagtacagctgcaaagattatttgattaatcaatctacacacacacacacacacacacacacacacacacacacacacacacacacacacatatagatatATAACTTTGGCGACCCCTAGTGGAGGACAGGATCCCCAGGTTAGGAACCCTTGTCATTGACAATATGTGTAAACATAATGTACACTGAAAAACATCTATACTATCTTAAGTTCACATTTTACTCCAAACAAGGTAACAGAAATTATTCTTCATTGATACGTAAGctcatgaaaacatatttatatgaTGTATTAAAAGAGAAGGAAGGAACTTTCTTTTTCAATGTAAGTTGGAAAGAACTCCCTCAGGAATGATGTAAAATTTCCTGTGAAACAAATTCAactaaaacaaagacacaaacacagaatgcTATGCagatacatttattcaagtaaacAGAGCTGTACTCAAAGAAAGTACACAagcaaaaaagtgacaaaaatatacTAGCACAGGTAAACCAGAGTTTATAAGGAATGTCGTGAGCACACTACAATGATGAACACTTCTTCAGGTTTTTTTACATGGCATTATGTGAACACTCACAAaaacgctctctctctctttctctctctctctctcacacacacacacacacacacacaaaggcatcaAAATTAAGATATAATTCCAAAATGTCTACACATCATTATTCTTACTTCCAAGACTAGAAATCAGCTTCTGAAACTACTTATTTCATCACTTTTGTACACCCATTAACACTGTCTCTCCACCGTTTAGCGTTCAACTTCACTCCTTTTAGTTTAGCTgatagattttttatttcttaaaatggcAGATTATGTAagacatgttttgttgtttttatagttgAGAAAATACTTCTTGACATGTGCTCcggttttattttaataattcaagtaacataataaataattcacATGGCTAGCTGATATAAAATACACTAAAGGTCCAATGAACAGTGAGAACAATACAGTTAGTTTATtctttgataaattaaaaaacaaaacagattagTGATTTGAATATGTCGGCGTGAACACTTGTTCCTTTCTCAGCCATTCATAAATTTTTCGTTTTACTAACAGCTTGCAGATGTAGAGTAAAGCAGAGGGCATCATACTTAAATAAAATCCTAAACAGAGTTACTCAGACCTAAATCACCCTGCCTTTGTACATCAGCTCACTGTAAAAATAGTGTATGTTGGAGTTTTATGGCACTTTTGTTGTGAGGCACCAGCAAGTTAACAACTTTGGTCAGACAAACAAAGCAGAGACTGCAAACCTTGAACTGCAGTCTGACCACTTTATGATCCTCCTTCAAAACTCAGAGTTTACTGATTTATCTCATGTTCTCTTCTGTTTACGTGTATTCATATCAAATGTTTGTGACCTTTCACTTTTGTAATACTGTATGGTGatgtatattatgtattttaataaaagaTTTATGTCCTATTTGTCCTCATTTTTCATACACAGGGCTCTCGTGGCGCTGTGGATTTACCTCTATACAAATTTATTTAGTCAGAGGAGGAAAAGTTTTTTAATAGTTAACGCATCCATTTCCAGTTAAAAATACCTTTCTTTGTTGATTTGCTTAATGCTAGCCTCACACGAGAAAAGCATTTCAAGTATCAAACGCTCGTTTGCAGCTCAAAGGCACTGGTGATCCCGTAATATTACAATGTTGGCACCTCAGAATAAAATATCAAGCAAAAATCTACACACAGACTTTTCTACCTCTGGGGGGGTTACACGTTTCTATTGTAGCATGAGAGAGTGATACACTCCTGTGATCAGAAGCATCAAAACGTTGGGGTCATCTTGTCAAACTTCTGTCACTTGTTTGCTCTCAGTTTACAGCTGTCATTGCGTCATGACATCTTGTGAAATCTTAAGCTTATATGACACTTTAATAAATCTTTTTTCAAAGCAGGTTTTAAAGGCATACTATGCAGAATTTTGTCGCTTACTGTTTgtaaagacaacattttaaacGTGGCCCTTCCTCCTTGGCTGAATGAGACCGAGGGAGCAGCGGTGGTCAAGTGAGCTGGAGTAGTGAATCGaagtcataaaacattttctgatagTTTCACAGTGGTTACATTctaaagcacaaataaacacaaccaCACCCCCTCACAACCCTGCAGGACAGTGCTACATTGGGGGAATCATTttgcttaaaaagaaaaaaacatgaatctgCACTACTGTACTGTTCTACTGTTAgatgttaaataaaatttggTTACAAAAAAACACCGAAAACCCagatatgaagaaaataagaaaatacaggcagagggcagagtctctgcagagagagaaactgccACCACTGCAAGTGCTGATTTTCTTAAGGCAAGTCCTCCATAATATGCCCTTAAATGCTGATTCATTCAGCTGTTGGCAGATTTAATTCATGTGAAATGTGCTCAAATCCATTCGCATTATTGGCTAGCATAACATGACTTCATAATACCTATAGAGAATGGCACTTGCCCCCTGTTGCCTGGGTGACAAGCATGTTAGTCAtcttttaccaaaaaaaaaaaaatgcttgaccACTCAACTGACAAACAATAGACAAGAAGTACAAACATAaactgtacatacatacatacattcatgcatacatgcatactgcacatgcatacatacacacatactgcacaACACTTGTGTGTGGTTGTGCTCCTCTGCGGTGAGTCAGTCCGGCCTCTGCAGTCTCTAGGCGTGTTGCGGTGGGGTTTGCTGGGTTTTAATGGATGAAAGGCATTCGCTCCTTGCTGTCGTTGTCTCCCTCTggctcctcttcttcctctccggCTTCACTGGTCTCTGTGCTGTCGCTGGCCATCTAGTGGTAAAATAATATTTAGCTGTAATTAGCTGTATACTGAGCGACCCAAACACAGACACGGAGGTGAACATAGTGTATACTGAAGCTCGCATCAagctgtacagtaaatatgtaaatgtgcCCTCTGCTAATGGGCTGCTGTTTACGGGGTCTATACCGTCAACAGGAGTTTGTCCACACATCTAATAGTGTTTCTAGATTTGATGTTGAGATCGCCAT is a genomic window containing:
- the clec3a gene encoding tetranectin-like protein isoform X2; this encodes MARLVLPVLLLLCFSLLHFSSSRPSRTRKAVSSPAEEGDVKSQLERLWQEVNSLKEMQALQTVCLRGIKAHRKCYLTIEEPKHYHEANEDCIAQGGTLATPRDMMENNELRDYAKRSAPGSKDFWIGVADIVKEGQYVDVNSLPVSYFNWDRSKKQPTGTKRESCVALSVAAQGKWYDEVCRSLKKYICEYVIP
- the clec3a gene encoding tetranectin-like protein isoform X1, with amino-acid sequence MARLVLPVLLLLCFSLLHFSSSRPSRTRKAVSSRKSGAAEEGDVKSQLERLWQEVNSLKEMQALQTVCLRGIKAHRKCYLTIEEPKHYHEANEDCIAQGGTLATPRDMMENNELRDYAKRSAPGSKDFWIGVADIVKEGQYVDVNSLPVSYFNWDRSKKQPTGTKRESCVALSVAAQGKWYDEVCRSLKKYICEYVIP